The genomic interval GAGCTGGCCCGGCGCGTGGCCGGAGACCTGGAGCTGCGGTCTCGCGCGCGGATGGAGACTCGGGAACTGGGGCGCACACGTCACGAGGGCGCGCAGTCACAAGCCACCGCGTTGACCCAGGTTCGCGACGCCATCCAGGCACTCGACGTGGCGACGTTGCTGGTGGCGCCAGGACGGCAGCCCTTCGCGGGCAACACGGCGCTCGCGGAGATGCTGGGCATTCCGCTGGAGGCCCTCCCCACCCTGACGTTCGAGTCCTTCCGGCAACACGTCGCGGAGCTGACGGCCGACCCCTCGGGGCGCTCGCTGGTGTTGGACCTGGCGTCGGAGTCTTCGCAAGGACTTCACCTGACCCTCACGCTGGAGCGCCCTCGACAGCGCCGGGTGCGCTGGGTGGCGCGGCCCTTCCGCGTCCCGGGTGGCATCGCCCAGCTCCTGACCCTCTCTGAGTTGGGAGGCGCCTCGCCCCGGGAGGAGCGGGAGCGGATGCTGCGCGTGGACGCGCTGACGGGGTTGGCCCCCCGGCGCGTGGGCGAGGAGCACCTGCTGCGAGAGATTGCCCGCTGCCGCAGGGACGGCGCGGCCTGTGGTGTGTTGCTGGTGGATGTCATGGGACTGGGCCACCTCAACCTGCGGCATGGCTTCGACGCGGGAGACACCGCGCTGCGAGACGTGGCCCGGCATCTGGAGGCGCTCGGCTCGCCCACGAGGGCTCTCGCGGTGCGATGGGAAGGCGGCACACTGCTCCTCGCGCTTCCGGGCCACGATGCCGCCGCGACGGAGGCCATGCGCGAGCGGTTCCTCGCCGAACTGAGCCCGTCCCTTCGGGTCCACAGCGTGTCCGTGGTCGTGGAGGGAGAAGAGGACCCTCGGGAGATGCTCGCGCGCGCACACTCCGCGCTGGCGCGCACGAAGGCGGAGCATCACGCGCGAAGCCTTCGCGGCTGACGGCGCCGCGCGCTTCACCACGAAGCGTGAGGAGCAAACAGGGCCTGGCTCTCCAGCCGGGCAATGAAGGACTCCACTTCGTCGCGATCAGGGAGTCCCGACATCGCGCCCAGACGCATGGTGGTCAGCGCCGACGTCGCGTGAGCAAAGCGCACCGCGTCCACGAGTGAGCGCTTCTCCCCGAGGGCCACGGCCACGGCCGCGGAGAACGCCTCGCGAGCACCCGCCGTGTCCACCCAATCCACGGGCAGGTTCGGCAGCCACAGCTCTCCCTCGTTGCCCAGGAGCAGATGCCCCTGCGGAGCAGCCACGACCACGGCCCCCGCGCCTCGGCGCACCATGTTCTCGGCGGCCTGTCGAGCGGAGTCGAGGTCCCCCACATCCAGCCCCGTCAGCACCGCCGCCTCCGCGCCTCCCAGGCACACGACATGAACCGCCTCCAGCAGCTCTTCCGGGAGCGAGGTGACTGACGTGGGAGCCAGGACGATGTGAGCGCCCGCGGCCCGCGCGATGTGGACCGCCGCGACGACAGCCTCCAGCGGGACGCCCAACTGCGCGAGGAGCACGTCCGCGCGAGTGATTCGCTCCTCGGCGGAGGACACGTCCTGCACGCTCAAGCGCCGGTTCGCCCCCGTCACACCCAGGCACTGAGCCCGCCCGGACTCGTCCACCATCTCCATCGCCACGCCCGTGCTCACACCAGGGTCCCGAGCGACGGCGCGAGTCTCCACGCCCTCCTCCTCGAGCTGCTCCAGGAGCGACATCCCCCGAACATCCATCCCCACGCGCCCCACCAGCGTCGCCCGAGCCCCCAGCCGCGCCACGGCCACCGCGCCATGGGCCCCCTTCCCACCCAACTGCTCCTGGAACGAGTACCCCTCCACACGCTCACCAGGCTTGGGGAGCCGAGGTCCCTGGACCCGGAAGTCCGTGCTGATTCCACCGACCACGACAATGTCGGCCTGCCGCCGCGGAGCCATGTCCATCCTCCCCCTGCCCCACGGCCCGCGTTGCCACGGCCACCTGGGACCTGACCGCTCCAAGGGTACGCATGACCTCGGCCCCGGTGCCCGGCTGGCCGCCGTGCTCCCCCCGCCCCAAGGGCCTTCGCGCAGCCAGCTCCTGTCCTCCGCTAACTCATTGAAACTCCAGCGACTTCTCCGCGAGCACGGGGCCAGGCTCGGCCCGTCGCGCGTTGACACCTCGCGTCGGGCCGTGCTACCTACCGGTCGGTAGGTCGTGGATCTGAAAAATTTACAGTCCATCGAGACGAGGCACACGTGACTCAAGGCGGACGGAAGCCAGACGAGGGCGAGCGCTACCGGGCGATTCTGGAGACGGCGGCGCGGCTCATCTGCGAGCGCGGCTACGAAGGCACCTCGATGCAGGAGATCGCCGCCGCGTGCCGGATGACGAAGGCGGGGCTCTACCACCACATCCAGAACAAGGAGCAGTTGCTCTTCGCCATCATGAACTACGGGATGGACCTGTTCGAGGAGCAGGTCCTCTCGCGCGTGCAGGACATCGCGGACCCGGTGGAGCGGCTGCGTGGGTGCATGCGCCACAACATCCTGCTGGTGACGCGGGGGTGGAGCAAGGAGGTCATCATCATCCTCCACGAGCACGCCACGCTCACCGGTGAGGCGCGCGCGTTCATCGACGGCCGCAAGAAGCGCTACGTGGACTTCCTCGAGGAGGCCTTCGCGCAGGCCGCGCAGCAGGGGCGCATCCGTCCGGTGGATCCGACCATTGGCGCGTTCTCGTTCCTGGGCATGGTGTTGTGGGTCTACAAGTGGTTCAAGCCCGACGGCCGGCTGACGGACGAGCAGATCGCCGACGGGATGGTGGACCTCCTCTTCCCGCCCATCGTCGCCGCCGCGGTGGATGGTCAGCCGGGAGTCTCCTCGTTGCGCGTGGTGCCTCGGGCCGCCGCCGCTTCGGGCTCGGGCACGGGCACGGAGGAGCCGTGAAGACCGCGCGTTGGTGTTCGCTGGAAGAAGCCGTCGCATCGATTCCCGACGGAGCCTCGTTGGCCACGGGCGGATTCATGCTCGGGCGCGCGCCCATGGCGCTGGTGATGGAGCTCATCGCACAGGAGCGACGCGGGCTGAGGCTCATCTCGCTGCCCAATCCGCTGCCCGCCGAGTTCCTCGTCGCGGGGGGATGTCTGGCCCATCTGGACATCGCCTTCGGGGCGCTGAGCCTGGAAGGCCGCGTGCGGCCCATGCCCTGTATCAAGCGGGCCATCGAGAAGAACACGCTGTCCTGGCGCGAGCATGATGGCTATCGGGTCGTCCAGCGCCTGCGCGCGGCGTCCATGGGGTTGCCCTTCATCCCCGCGCCGGACGCAGACGTGTCGGGGCTCGCGCGAGCGGAGCCTCCGCGCACCGTGGTGGACCCGTTCACGGGTGAGAGCGTCCCGGTGGAGCCGGCCTACTTCCCGGACGTCGCGTTGATTCACGCGAGGGCGGCGGATGACCGCGGCAATCTCTTCATGGAGGACCCCACCACGGACCTGCTGGTGGCGGGCGCCGCGCGGAGGGTGATTGCGACGGTGGAGGAGCGCGTGTCGCGCCTGCCTCGCGTCACGATTCCTGGCTTCCAGGTGGACCGCATCGCGCTGGCGCCCCGGGGAGCCCTGCCCACGGGCTGCGTGGGGCTGTATCCCCACGACGACGCCATGCTGGCGCGCTACCTGTCGCTCGCGGAAGCGGGCCAGGAAGCGGAGTTCCTCGATGCGTTGCGGCCCCGGAGGGCGGCATGAGCGCCACGGTCGACATCACTCCCGCGGAGACCGTGGTCTCCTTGCTCGCACGGCAGATCGACGATGGCGCGGTGGTGGCCACGGGCGTCGCCTCGCCGCTGGCCATCCTCGCCATCGCCGTCGCGCGGGCCACGCACGCACCGGACCTGACGTATCTGGCGTGTGTCGGCTCTCTGGACCCGGACATTCCCTCGCTGCTCCCCTCCTCCGAGGACCTGGGCTACCTGGAGGGGCGCTCGGCGGAGATCACCATCCCCGACCTCTTCGACCATGCGCGGCGCGGCCGGGTGGACACGGTCTTCTTCGGCGCGGCCGAGGTCGATGCCCTGGGTCGCACCAACATGACGGCCAGCGGGAGCCTGGAGCAGCCTCGGACGAAGTTCCCCGGGGTGGCCGGCGCAGCGACGCTGCGGCAGTGGGTCCACCGGCCGGTGCTGCTGGTGCCTCGGCAGTCGCGCCGCAACCTGGTGCCGGAAGTCCAGGTGGCCACGACGCAGGACCCTCGCCGCACGGTGCGCCTCATCTCGGACCTGGGCGTCTTCGAGCTCGGGGCCTCGGGCGCGCGGTTGATGGCGCGACACCCCTGGGCCACGGCCGACCACATCGCCGAGCGCACGGGCTTCGACTTCGAGGTGGATGAGTCCCTCGCTGTCACGCCGCTACCGGACGCGCGCACCGTCGCGGCCATCCGGTCGTTGGACCCTCGTGGCTACCGAGACCAGCTCGTCGGCCGCTGAACCCTCAATCCCAGACGTTTTTGAGAATTCTCTCGGAGGTACGGAGATGAAGGCCGTCGTTCTGCGCAGTTTCGGTGAAGCAGGCAACCTGAAGATGGAGGATGTCCCGGTCCCCACGCCGGGCCGAGGTGAAGTCCTGTTGCGGGTGCATGCGTGTGGCGTCTGCTACCACGACGTCATCAATCGCCGGGGCAACCTGCCGCGCACCAGCGTTCCGGCCATCCTGGGCCACGAGGCCGCGGGCGAGGTCGTCGCGGTGGGTCCCGACACGCCGGGCTGGAAGACGGGAGACCGCGCGGCGACGCTCCAGCGGCTGTCCTGCGGGACGTGCGCGCTGTGCCGCAGCGGGCGCAACAGCCTGTGCAAGGCGGACAACCGCTTCTTCGGCGAAGAGCTGCCCGGAGGCTATTCGCAGTTCATGGTGGCGCCGGTGGCGGGCCTGGGCCGGGTGCCCGCGTCGCTGCCCTGGGAAGAGGCGGCCACGGTGTGCTGCACCACCGGCACGGCGGTGCACACGCTGCGCACGCGGGGCAAGGTGCGCGCGGGCGAGACGGTGCTCATCACCGGCGCCAGCGGTGGCGTGGGCATGTCCGCGGTGCAGCTCGCGAAGCTGGATGGCGCGCGGGTCATCGCGGTGACGTCGGGCGAGGCCAAGGTGCAGCCGCTGCGCGACGCGGGCGCGGACGAGGTCATCCTCTCGCGGGGCTTGGACTTCGCGTCGGAGGTGCGCAAGCGCACGAAGGGACAGGGCGTGGACCTGGCGGTGGAGATCGTCGGCAGCGCCACGTTCGACCAGACGTTGAAGTCGCTGACGCCCGGTGGCCGGCTCGTGGTGGTGGGCAACCTGGAGTCGGGCATCGTCCAGGTGAACCCCGGGCTCGTCATCGTGAAGGAGCTGGAGATCATCGGTGCGTACGCCACGAATCAGGCGGAGCTGGACGAGGCGCTGCGGCTGACGGCCACCGGCGGCGTGCGCCAGTTCGTCACCGACAAGGTGCCGCTGGCGGAGGCGGCGCGGGCGCACTTCCGGCTGGAGAACCGCGAGGTCGCGGGCCGGCTGGTGCTGGTGCCCCCGCAGGCGTGAGCGGACGAGTCGACGGACCCAGGCATTGACGCACGAATTGGAAGCGAGGAGTCCCATGAAGAGACGGGTTGGAATCGAGGCGCTGGCTGTGGCGGTGCCGTCGCGGTACGTGGACATCGAGGACCTGGCGCGGGCGCGTGGAGTGGACCCGGCGAAGTTCACCTCGGGCCTGGGGGCTCGGGAGATGGCCGTCACGGACCCGGGTGAGGACACGGTGGCGCTGGCGGCCACGGCCACGGCCCGGCTCATCCAGCAGCAAGGGGTGGACACGTCGCGCATCGGCATGCTGGTGGTGGGCACCGAGACGGGCATCGACCACTCGAAGCCCGTGGCCTCGCATGTCCAGGGCCTGCTGAAGCTGCCGCGGAGCATGCGCACGTTCGACACGCAGCACGCGTGCTACGGCGGCACCGCGGGACTGATGGCCGCGACGGAGTGGATTGCCTCGGGCGCAGGCGCGGGCAAGGTGGCCATCGTGGTGTGCTCGGACATCGCGCGCTACGGGCTCAACACCGCGGGCGAGCCCACGCAGGGCGGCGGCGCGGTGGCGCTACTCGTCTCCGAGCAGCCGGACCTGCTCGCGGTGGACGTGGGCCTCAACGGCACGTGCACCATGGACGTCTACGATTTCTGGCGGCCCATCGG from Myxococcus stipitatus carries:
- a CDS encoding TetR/AcrR family transcriptional regulator gives rise to the protein MTQGGRKPDEGERYRAILETAARLICERGYEGTSMQEIAAACRMTKAGLYHHIQNKEQLLFAIMNYGMDLFEEQVLSRVQDIADPVERLRGCMRHNILLVTRGWSKEVIIILHEHATLTGEARAFIDGRKKRYVDFLEEAFAQAAQQGRIRPVDPTIGAFSFLGMVLWVYKWFKPDGRLTDEQIADGMVDLLFPPIVAAAVDGQPGVSSLRVVPRAAAASGSGTGTEEP
- a CDS encoding alcohol dehydrogenase catalytic domain-containing protein, with protein sequence MKAVVLRSFGEAGNLKMEDVPVPTPGRGEVLLRVHACGVCYHDVINRRGNLPRTSVPAILGHEAAGEVVAVGPDTPGWKTGDRAATLQRLSCGTCALCRSGRNSLCKADNRFFGEELPGGYSQFMVAPVAGLGRVPASLPWEEAATVCCTTGTAVHTLRTRGKVRAGETVLITGASGGVGMSAVQLAKLDGARVIAVTSGEAKVQPLRDAGADEVILSRGLDFASEVRKRTKGQGVDLAVEIVGSATFDQTLKSLTPGGRLVVVGNLESGIVQVNPGLVIVKELEIIGAYATNQAELDEALRLTATGGVRQFVTDKVPLAEAARAHFRLENREVAGRLVLVPPQA
- a CDS encoding CoA-transferase subunit beta translates to MSATVDITPAETVVSLLARQIDDGAVVATGVASPLAILAIAVARATHAPDLTYLACVGSLDPDIPSLLPSSEDLGYLEGRSAEITIPDLFDHARRGRVDTVFFGAAEVDALGRTNMTASGSLEQPRTKFPGVAGAATLRQWVHRPVLLVPRQSRRNLVPEVQVATTQDPRRTVRLISDLGVFELGASGARLMARHPWATADHIAERTGFDFEVDESLAVTPLPDARTVAAIRSLDPRGYRDQLVGR
- a CDS encoding ribokinase produces the protein MAPRRQADIVVVGGISTDFRVQGPRLPKPGERVEGYSFQEQLGGKGAHGAVAVARLGARATLVGRVGMDVRGMSLLEQLEEEGVETRAVARDPGVSTGVAMEMVDESGRAQCLGVTGANRRLSVQDVSSAEERITRADVLLAQLGVPLEAVVAAVHIARAAGAHIVLAPTSVTSLPEELLEAVHVVCLGGAEAAVLTGLDVGDLDSARQAAENMVRRGAGAVVVAAPQGHLLLGNEGELWLPNLPVDWVDTAGAREAFSAAVAVALGEKRSLVDAVRFAHATSALTTMRLGAMSGLPDRDEVESFIARLESQALFAPHASW
- a CDS encoding CoA transferase subunit A; this encodes MKTARWCSLEEAVASIPDGASLATGGFMLGRAPMALVMELIAQERRGLRLISLPNPLPAEFLVAGGCLAHLDIAFGALSLEGRVRPMPCIKRAIEKNTLSWREHDGYRVVQRLRAASMGLPFIPAPDADVSGLARAEPPRTVVDPFTGESVPVEPAYFPDVALIHARAADDRGNLFMEDPTTDLLVAGAARRVIATVEERVSRLPRVTIPGFQVDRIALAPRGALPTGCVGLYPHDDAMLARYLSLAEAGQEAEFLDALRPRRAA
- a CDS encoding diguanylate cyclase domain-containing protein; this translates as MARYALIAEPDPHRAASLLALVTAEGLEGVLARDGAEAQELVRQRSAPTLLLTDLALPRVDGFELLSWLRERQDAEATRVVVVTAFDELRVRAWQLKDTLGIHSLLSRRAPTEAMRDTVRTALAGQRSVQAPPAESTSTDEERQRLARVDAMRLVDDGPPEAELQALVSEVAQAFAVPVALLTLVLGDRQWFKAHVGLPHALARDRGTPRDWAFCHHVVLGRESLVVPDATRHPVFRDNPLVRDGVIGGYAGAPLVTPHGEVLGTLSLIDTRPLVLGTEDIAALRELARRVAGDLELRSRARMETRELGRTRHEGAQSQATALTQVRDAIQALDVATLLVAPGRQPFAGNTALAEMLGIPLEALPTLTFESFRQHVAELTADPSGRSLVLDLASESSQGLHLTLTLERPRQRRVRWVARPFRVPGGIAQLLTLSELGGASPREERERMLRVDALTGLAPRRVGEEHLLREIARCRRDGAACGVLLVDVMGLGHLNLRHGFDAGDTALRDVARHLEALGSPTRALAVRWEGGTLLLALPGHDAAATEAMRERFLAELSPSLRVHSVSVVVEGEEDPREMLARAHSALARTKAEHHARSLRG